Sequence from the Penaeus vannamei isolate JL-2024 chromosome 41, ASM4276789v1, whole genome shotgun sequence genome:
atgataacaatactgattataataacattggtgatgcaataacagtaatgataatgatagtgatactgattaatagttataataatgataatgatgaaaatgataattatgataacaataacaacgataataactataatgataataatagtaataacaataaaaatatcattattgttatgattattattgttatgattattattgtaatgatatcattattgttcttgctatcaatggtaatgacaataatgatagttataatactaatgaaaataataatcatgataatgatgatgtagataaagatgataatgataattatgataatagtactaataacaataataatgaggaaataatgatagtaataatatcaataataatgataaggataataatgatagtaataacaataatgataatagtagtgatgatgatgatattgatgataaggatgaaaataataacaataacaatcataataataataacaatgataatgatttttctgtatatgtgatatatatatatatatatatatatatatatatatatatatatatatatatgtgtgtgtgtgtgtgtgtgtgtgtgtgtgtgtgtgtgtgtgtgtgtgtgtgtgtgtgtgtgtgtgtgtgtgtttgtgtgtgtgtgtgtgtgtgtgtatgtgtgtgtgtgtgtgtgtgtgtggattgattCTACGTATACCTTGGTATTACCCATGTATATTGCATGTACTAATTGACTATACAATCTATATCATAAACTATTAGTCATTTGGATGATCTGGATCACTCATAGTCTTTTTGCTTACAAAAACATTTTCAGAAACATTTGGATCGGGACATGCTATATGTTGCCAATGAACATTaaccaatatttaaaaaaaaatggtacaaTCTGGAATTTAAAGAAAGTTGCTGATAATTATACAGAAAACAGAATGTGTTACTGGAAATTACAAGTCAGTTATTGAGTCAGTTATTGAGAaatatacaaatggatatataaagaaaggTAGTGTtccttatataaataataataataatgataataataattattataataataaagtaaaaaaaatggatGCATGTGAtacagaaaatacaaataaagttaTTAATCATcagataaatacatgtaaatgcaGATACATAGAGAAAGTGGTTAACAATGAAAagcaagtgagagagggagagatagagatacatatagattgaaaaatagagagagagagagagagagagagagagagagagagagagagagagagagagagagacagacagacagacagacagacagacagacagacagacagacagacaggcagacagacagacagaatcaaagaaagaaaactttCCCAGTTGAAAATGTCCGGTATAAATCTTGCAAGAAGCTGTGAATTCCTTTAGGCTTGTTGCTATAGCATGTTGCACGCCACTTCCGCTTCCAGAAAGATTACGATTCATTACATTTATTGCTTGTTGCAGGGGACATTTCCGGTTCGTCTGGCGTGTTCACTGAATAATTAGCACAGCTGTCGTCGTAAactgtctgtttatgtgcgtgtaagtTATCCAAGCATGAACATTTGCGTGTGTTATTGCTGTTCACAAATACTTGCATAtaggtaggtatacatataaaaaaatgtaaatatatatatatatatatatatatatatatatatatatatatatatatatatatatatatatatatatatatgtatatatatatatatatatatatatatatatatatatatatgtatatatacatatatatatatatatatatatatatatatatatatatatatatatatatatatatatatatatgtatatatacatatatatatatatttatttatttatctatttattcatttatttgcttatttatttataatgtgtacatacatatatatatatatatatatatatatatatatatatatatatatatatatatatatacatatatgaaagatggaataatgcaataccgcatttttttatcatgaacattataacctctccgatcgggattcgatccctcgccgccaatgcacgtgaatgcaagacggccgctctaccacgtgcattggcggcgagggatcgaatcccgatcggagaggttataatgttcatatacatatatatatatatatatgtgtgtgtgtgtgtgtgtgtgtgtgtgtgtgtgtgtgtgtgtgtgtgtgtgtgtgtgtgtgtgtgtgtgtgtgtgtgtgtgtgtgtataggtgtgtgtatgcgtgtgtatgtgtgtgtgtgtttctgtgcaacTAGATAAAAAacgatctatacatacatacataaaaacgtacatgcaggcacacacacacacttatatatatatatatatatatatatatatatatatatatatatatatatatatatatatatatatatatatatatatatatatacgcaattacCCAACGGGCACCCAATCAGCCTGAGGGGAGCCGATTCATAAATCATATCGGAAAGAAACGTTCCTTTGCAGTTCAATGAGTCACGATTTCCACTGACATCGAAGCGCGTGGATGAGAAGGCGATTGTAATTCTTCAGAAAGGGCGAGGCTTTCGTTGGGAATTAGCGATGGGATGTCTGTATCGACACGAACGCAGACACAGTAAcgtgcatacacagatatatatatatatatatatatatatatatatatatatatatatatatatatatatatgtatatatatatatatatatatatgtgtgtgtgtgtgtgtgtgtgtgtgtgtgtgtgtatatgtatatataaatatacatatacgtatacacacatatatatgtatatatatatacatatgtatatacatatatatgtgtgtgtgtgtgtgtgtgtgtgtgtgtgtgtgtgtgtgtgtgtttctgtgtttgtgtgtatatatatatatatatacttacatatgcatatatatatatatacatatatatatatatatatatacatatatatatatatatatatatatatatatatatatatatatatatatatatttatttatttatatatatatgatatatatacatatatatatatatatatatatatatatatatatatatatatatatatatatatatatatatatatatgtatatattttatatatatgcatatatatgcatacatatatatatatatatatatatatatatatatatatatatatatatatatatatatatgtatatatatatatatttatatatttatacgtatatatatatatatatatatatatatatatatatatatatatatatatgtatatatatatacatatatatatatatatatatatatatctataaatatataaatatatatatacgtatatatatatatatatatatatatatatatatatatatatacatatatatatatatatatatatatatatatatatatatatatatatatatatatatatatacatgcatatatatatatatatatatatatatatatatatattatatatatgtatatatatatatatatatatatatatatatatgtatatatacatatatatatatatatatatatatatatatatatatatatatatatatatatacatgcatatatatattatatatatatatgtatatatatatatgtatatatatacatatatatatatttatatatataatatatatatatatatatatatatatatatatatatatatatatatatatatatatatatatatatatatgcatatatatgcatacatatatatatatatacatatatatatatatatatatatatatatatatatatatatatatatatatattatatatatattatatatatatatatatatatatatatatatatatatatatatgtatgcatatatgtacatatatatatatatataaaaatatatatacatatatatatatatatatatatatatatatatatatatatatatgtgtgtgtgtgtgtgtgtgtgtgtgtgtgtgtgagtgtgtgtgtgtgtgtgtgtgtgtgtatttgtgtgtgtgtgtgtgtgtgtgtgtttgtatagatataaatatacatacatatgtaaataaacacacacacagacacacacacacatatatacatgcatatatatatatacatatatatacatacatatatatatatatatatatatatatatatatatatatatatatatatgtatatatatatatatacatatatatatatatatatatatatatacacaaacacacacacacacacacacatatataaatgcatatatatatgtatatatatatatatatatatatatatatatatatatatatatatatatatatatatatatatatatatgtatgtatgtatgtatgtatgtatgtatgtatatatacatatatatatatatatatatatatatgtatatgtatgtatgtatgtatatatatatatatatatatatatatatatttatatatatacatatataaatatatatatatatacatatatatataaatatatatatatatatgtatgtatatatatatacatatatatgtatgtatatatatgtatatatatatatatgtatatatatatatacatatatatatatacatttatatatatatgaaaatatatatatacatatatatgtatatgtatatatatatatatatgaaaatatatatatacatatatatgtatatgtatatataaatatatatatatatatatatatatatatatatatatatatatatatatatatataaagcctatacacacacacaaagagagaaagaaagaaagagataaagcgggagaaagataaacagagagaagggacGACACATCAGTTTCTCTGCATCTGCTTAGCCAGCCTTTGGAATCCGTCTTGAGGGAGAAATTACACGAACGCTCCCTCACCAACGAAGGAGGATGGCGGATTGTATAATTGTTCTCAGTTTAATCCAGCTGCAAATATCTGCGTCATCGTATGTTACGTGAATCAATTTgcttcatgtacacacacgcacacatatacacacgtacacacatgcacgcacatacatacacaaacacacactcacatacacacacatacacacacacacacacacacacacacatacgcacgcacatacgcaggcACACACGGACTCAGAGACATTAATGCAAAAATACACGCATTAATACGACATATACGGGCgtacataggcatacatacacatacacacacctaccccccttcccccaagcaAGTACCTACACTTCCAAccccttacacaaacacacacatacacacacacgtacacgcatacacactcacacacacacacacacatacactcacacacaaacacacacacacacacacacacacacacacacacacacacacacacgtacacgcacacacacacacacacacacacacacacacacacacacacacacacacacacgtacacacacacgtacacgaaggGAGTTTCCCCCCTCAGGCATTATGTAACAGCTGCTTCTCTCACTCCGTTTTCATCCTCCGTTTTCTCTCGGTGCAACTTAACCCACTCGACCGCAAGGGAAAGTGACAGTATCTGAACgccatgtgcgtgtctgtgtgcgtcatgtgtgtatgtgtgtataggtgagtGGGTGTGTCTTGATGTTTAGATGTGTATATAAGAGCCCGTGAAGAGCTTCGGATTATCAGTACCTCTACAACCACCATGTCTCTCAAGGTAAGCTCTTCGAGtatcaaagaaaatggatttGATTGTGTTTTCGAGGGGTGActaaataatttctttttatctcgAATGTGAAGGTCTAAAATCAACTAGGTAGAAAACATATGGATAAGACTATCAGACTTTCTGTCTAATCTCTTTCAGTTAATGGAAATGATTTCTGAGATGTAACTCATtttaaaatgtatgtgtgtgtgcatggctgtTTGTGTGAGAAAATGTGTTTATGTTATTTCTCGTATAATGCTGCGACtttgcatccatgtatgtatctgATTACACGTATTTGTCTATGTAATCTGTATAAGTATACGCTTAAgtgatcatcattatatatacattttacaggTACTTTTATAGCTtcactctcttcatttttctcctctcttgtttCCTAGATCGCCGTGTTCGCCTGCGCCGCCGTCGTGGCTCTGGCCGACCAAGCTCCTGTATACGCCCCTCCTGCCCCGGCTCCTTATGGCCACGAGCCCGTTTACCCCGATGTGAGTAGTCGTTAATAAGGggacagtgcgtgtgtgtgtgtgttagttgtaGGGATTCGGGTGTGAGAAGGTCTGTAGTAGGTAAGGATTGGTCATTTGTATCTATTTGGTTAttggtgtgagggagtgtgtaaaCATTGACGAGGGATTAGTATGTGTAGGTCTACTGAACGAAGTATGTATCCTTGTATAGCTCTGGTGAGGACTTATTCCACGTTTATGTTGGTAATTGTACATTAAtgacatacatatgaaaatatttagAGATCTAGAGTGAGAACTagttagacgagagagagagagagagtgagagagactacAATATATATTCTCCCTCCAGGTTCCCCCTCAGTACACctacaactacggcgtcgccgacggctactccggcgTCAACctcggccactcggagtcccgcgacggctacaagaccgagggcagctactccgtcgacctccccgacggtcgcaagcagaccgtcaagtacgtggacaacggcgacggtctcgtagctgaggtcatctacgagggcgaggctcagtaccccgagCACACCCCCTCCTACAAGGCCGCTCCCCCCGCCTACCCTGACCCCCCAGCCCCAGCGCCTTATGAATAGATATTTGTTGTTTCAAGATGATGTGTTGTAACGTTAGTGTCTATGATTTTGTTGATATGTCTGTTGTGCCATAGTTGCGGACAAATAAATGCAGTTTTCTCCATATGAAATTTCGATTTTTTGAGTTTACACTGTCCTGAGGTCTTAGTAACAGTTCACTCACTCTCCAATATTCTCATTTGCGTGTATCTAtacttttgtctctctatctatgtgtgtgtgtgtttctctctctctctctctctctctctctctctctctctctctctctctctctctctctctctctctctctctctctctctctctctctctctctctctctctgtgtgtgtgtgtgtgtgtgtgtgtaagtatcgtAGTACTCTAAGAACTATTTCATGCTGTAAGAGTTCCTTTCGACACACTCCCTTTGAGAAGCTATTTACCAGCACATCAGCTGCTGCGTGTCCTTTCtcatgtgttatacacacacacacacacacacacacacacacacacacacacacacacacacacacacacacacacacatatatatatatatatatatatatatatatatatatatatatatatatatatatatatatatatatgtatatatatatgtatatatatacatatatgtatatatatacatatatatatatatatatatatatatatatatatatatatatataatttacgtacttttaattttcattttcgctttttttagGAGCGTTAGGTTTTCTTTAGTTATACCTATTTGTGTCtggttttctttggttttgttcttttattttcattcgctTGATTACTTGTTCGGGCATTTCTTTAATTGCTTTTATATTTTAATGTTTCAAATAAATTTTACTCTGTTGTCTCATACTTTTTTATAagtgttattttatatttttgaaatTATAAAGATGTATGACCGTTACGTCATGCGTGTACCCTTGTTTCCCGCGCAATAATCAGTCGGTCCCCGCACTTGGTCCAATTAATATCTACGTTTCTCTCCATCCTCACTTCGGATGACTGAATTTGTAGCCGGCTTCAGCGAATAACGGAGCCCGCCGGATCCTTCAGGAAAGCAAAAGTTACGTGTCCTGACaggttttcttttattaattaggAGCTGAATGAACTTgatttaaataatgattataagaatagtgTTAAGAATAACGTAAATTAAATGTCattttatataggcctatattgaTTCTTAGTATTGTTTTCATAGAGCAATAAGGTCAGTTGATTgtaccttttatttattcatttgtttatatttatttagctttttaagtttttcttttattatacggAGAAAAGGCCCTCTGAAAGGGTACCATAGGATACCCACGTATTCTAGAACCCCTCTCTTGCCCGCTACCCCTCCCCCGGGGTTCTAGGTcattcaggggggggggaggcgctctCATGGGGTTCTGGGtcattcaggggggggggggcaacactCTCATAGGGTTCTGGGtcattggggtgggggtgggagggaatctCATGGGGTTCTGGGtcattggggtggggggggaactCTCATGGGGTTCTAGGTcatctagggggggggggactctcaTGGGGTTCTAGGTCATCAAGGGGGGGGGACACTCATGGGGTTCTAGGTCATCTAGTGGGGGGGCACTCATGGGGTTCTAGGTCATCTACGGGGGAAACTCTCATGGGGTTCTAGATTattccggggaggggggggggcaagactcTAATGGGGTTCTGGGTCATTCAGGGGGAACAATTACATATCTCCAAATTGCGTAAGGTACCTGGGACACAGAGCAGCATATTCTCACAGTACTAATAGCATTTTCATGGACTATACTGAACCATAAAGAAACTTGGTTTGATCTTCGTTGTTGAACAGAAaccaggaaggaaaggaagacatgtcgaggggagttagagagagagatgataaatggGCAGTgaagaacaaaataacaattaTCAGAAAGGAAAGAACAATTAACTCGATTTcaacttctttcacttttttttcgagGACTTTCACATTTATGGCTTGGTTTGCTCCACTCGCCTGGTTTTCGCTTTGTTTGCTGTGTCTTGTCTATATcttaacacacgcacgcacgcacacacagacacacacacacatacgcacacacacacacacacacacacacacacacacacacacacacacaatcacacacatatacatacatatatataatatgcatatatatgaatatgtatatatatatatatatatatatatatatatatacatatgcatatatatatatatatatatatatatatatatatatatatatatatatacatatatatatatatatatatatatatatatatatatatatatagatgtatatatatatagatgtatatatatatatatatatatatatatatatttatatatatatatatatatatatatatagatgtatatatatatatatatatatatacatatatatatatatatatatatatatatatatatatatatatacatgtagatatatatatatatacatattatatataagtgtgtatatgaatgaaaataaaatatctattAAAATATATGAGTATAACCTAGCAGACGGCTTTAAAGGAAATCCTCTTAAAGTATAACTCCCTGTCTTAACAGCATATCAATCAAAGacatccctgccccccccccccccccccacctctctctttataaggaaaagggagaaggtctTAATGCCCATTcacttaacaatgataataaatggtaCACACACAGCTAGTTTCAATTATTTTGATGCACTACTGAGGGACTCATAAATCCAATATATTTAAGAGATTGGAATTTAATCGTCGCTTCCGAATTGATAACGTCATTTAGTCTGCAAAGTCACGAGTAcaactaaatataaaaaaaaaaaaatgataatatttgataataataataataataaaatgataatgataataatgataagcctgTAGTACATCGCACTGTCAATCGGcgatccttcacccccccccccctaaaggcacacacacatatatatgtatgtacatgtatacatagatagatagatgtagtataaacatctctctctctctctctttctctctctctttctctctctctctctctctctctctctctctctctctctctctctctctcactctctctctctctctctctctctctctctcttcctctctcttctctctctctctctctctctctctctctctctctctctctctctctctctctctctctctctctctctctctctctctctctttctctctctctctctctctctctctctctctctctctctctctctctctctctctctctctctctctctctctctctctttctctctgaatatatatatatatatatatatatatatatatatatatatatatatatatatatatatatatgtgtgtgtgtgtgtgtgtgtgtgtgtgtgtgtgtgtgtatgtgtgtgtgtgtgtgtgtgtgtgtgtgtgtgtaggtatgtgtgtatgtctatgtatatgtatatgtatgtatgtatatatgtgtgtatatacatatttgcgtatatatgtatattcatatatatatatatatatatatatatatatatatatatatatatatgtgtgtgtgtgtgtgtgtgtgtgtgtgtgtgtgtgtgtgtgtgtgtgtgtatatatatatatatatatatatatatatatatatatatatatatatatatacacataaatgtatatatatacatatatatataattatgtatatatacatatacatacatatacatataaagatagatagatagatagataaatgggtaaatggagtgatacacacacacacacatatatatatgtgtgtgtgtgtactgtacatatatatatatatatatatatatatatatatatatatatatatatatatatatatatatatatatatatatatacatgtgtgcgtgtgtttgttaacTCATTCTTTTGATATTTCCAATTTGATAAATTGCCAACAGATGTAATTGTGATAAAGACTCCCATTCGGGAAAAAATAATTAGTAAATGGGTATAGTAGTATTCGTTCTGTATAATTTACCAAAGTGATTTCCTCAGGCTTTAAAACGATGGGGTTGAAATATAAAacaccaggattttttttttttttttttttttttataaatgaagGATAAAGGTCGATTAATAAACAAAAGGCCTAATGTTGAATTGTAATATTTTTCGAAATATTAGAACGTACCTGTCTATTCATAtgtccttcttccttatctctttctctcgctttctctctctctttctctctctttctctctctttctctctctttctttctctctctttctctctctctctctctctctctctctctctctctctctctctctctctctctctctctctctctctctctctctctctctctctctctctccactctggcttccctcccccttcttcctctctctctcctcctccccttcttcccctcaccgttcatcctttctaccccctccctcccactcccacccccttcccccttctccctccttcttccatgcctccctctcccatctctcctcccatcctctcctccctttccgccctccccccccccttccccctcccactgcatgtacttctacctcccctcctccctctccttccccctacaccctccctctcccctcgccccccccctttctccccctcccctcatcatgTGGTCACGACGGATTTAAGGCCCCAACTCGAGCGAGGAAGAATGTTGTGGATAATGTGACGGGAAACTACTCATTTCTTTGTGACGTAAGTGGGTGTTTAAtttttttgattctctctctctctctttttctctctctctctcgttcgctcgctggctcgctctctctttatctctctctctctctctctctctcgttcgctctctctttctctcgttctctctctctctctctctctccctttctctctctctctctttctctctctctctttctctttctctttctctttctctttcttctttcttttgcctttctttgctttctccaccttctccctttccgcttttctccctttctctcgcctctctctctctctctctctctctctctctctctctctgtctctctctctctctctctctctctctctctctctctctctctctctctctctctctctctctctcttattttcttttagttatttattctctctgttatcgacttgggtgtttgtttatttatttatttgtttcatgtgTTTAATCCttttaatactaatatcattatcaatcttttattattaatgatgttatatatattaccatcactactatcatcatcatatattttattgttgtttatattattgttggtttttatattgtcattattgttattattatcattcataattattcatgctatcattattgttattatcactgttgctgttattattattattatcagtaagtgctatcattatcattattatcactatgttaTTCTATCTGTtttatgttattgtcattttctttatcattgtttttttataatcattaccattattattattatcattatcgttattattggtattaccattatcataattattattattattattgccatcatcattattaccactatcaggATCATTTTTGTAGTCATTATTcctttactcttatcattatcattattattactatcatcattattattgttgctgttgttgttgttattattatcattattatcaatatcatcattgtttttatcgttatcgtaaatatatatatatatacatatatatatatatatatatatatatatatatatatatatatatatatatatatatatatatatctgtgtgtgtgtgtgtatacatataaatatatatatatatatatatatatatatatatatatatatatatatatatatatatatatatatatatcaataaatatatatacatatatatatacatatgtatatatatatatatatatatatatatatatatatatatatatatatatatatatatataaagacgcgCAGGACAGAATTAGCTAATATCACCTGGAAAATGAATAAGCAAGTGACACGCTCCTTCCAGCCGCTTCTCTCTTGCACAACCTGGAAGTAATGGCGGCGGCGACGAGCCAACAGCTGATGcctcggaggaagaggaggcggcgcGGGCAGGTGGCGGCCAGTGCGTCTTTTACGATGGGAGGGGACAGAGCGGCGCGTGTTGGAGGCGAGGAAGAGACGGTAAAAAAAAGAGGTTGAACATCTGGCTCGGTGAT
This genomic interval carries:
- the LOC113811725 gene encoding larval cuticle protein A2B; this translates as MSLKIAVFACAAVVALADQAPVYAPPAPAPYGHEPVYPDVPPQYTYNYGVADGYSGVNLGHSESRDGYKTEGSYSVDLPDGRKQTVKYVDNGDGLVAEVIYEGEAQYPEHTPSYKAAPPAYPDPPAPAPYE